The DNA region GATGCTGGGTCACGATCTTTCGTGCATGGAAAAGGTGGTTTCGGACCGTGACCTGCTGACACTTCATGACCTTCGCGATGGTTGGGGTGTCCATCTCTTCCAGCTCGTGGAGTAGAAAGACGGCCCGTTGTTTGGCGGATAGAGCGCCGGACAGTTCCTGAAGGATTCGTTCCACTTCTTCTCTCTGAAGGTTCGTCAGAGCGACTTTGTGGCTCATGTCTTCCGGGAGTACCCGGAACATACGCTGATAAGCCTTATCCCTCGAACCTCGACTGCGAATATGATCGATACAGAGGTTGGTCGCGATCCGGTAGATCCAGGTATTGGGTGCATATTTCGAATCGTACTTGCCGATCTGTTCCCAGACCTTGATAAAGACTTCCTGAACCACATCCTTGGCCTCTTCGCGGTCTCCAAGGTACCGCGTGCAGAAGGAATGGATCTGCGGTGCCTTGCGCATCATCAGTGTATGCAAGGCTTCTTCGTCCCCCTCAAGGATCCCTTGCATGAGGGTTTCATCGGGGGTCGTCTCGGCGGGTGGTTTACGCAACACGTTTAATCGCATGTCCGACTGGTTTACGGACCAGATGGCCCGATCGTTTACTATTCTATCATGCGAATCCCGTTGAACAGGGCTATGGAGGAAATAAGGTAAAAACCTGCGATCGATCCCGACCATGATATTGAATCTGTGCTGGAAAAAATCGAGATCCTGCATTCCTTCCGATCCCTGAAGTTCTGTGGTAGTCTGACCGCGTAAAATCTACCAGGAGTCTGCAGCATGACCTTTGATCTTTACACCTGGGTGATTATCCCCGTTCTGATCTTTTTCGCGAGGGTTCTCGATGTGTCCGTGGGGACC from Thermoanaerobaculia bacterium includes:
- a CDS encoding RNA polymerase sigma factor, whose protein sequence is MRKPPAETTPDETLMQGILEGDEEALHTLMMRKAPQIHSFCTRYLGDREEAKDVVQEVFIKVWEQIGKYDSKYAPNTWIYRIATNLCIDHIRSRGSRDKAYQRMFRVLPEDMSHKVALTNLQREEVERILQELSGALSAKQRAVFLLHELEEMDTPTIAKVMKCQQVTVRNHLFHARKIVTQHLRERYPEYAYE